A single region of the Halobellus ruber genome encodes:
- a CDS encoding right-handed parallel beta-helix repeat-containing protein → MTRETDGGLRTAVVAFVGALVVLSATAPVAAATTAEPSVTFVESGIETDTTWTPAEGPYRIIQDIEIAPGAALTVAPGTRVELAEDITVTVSGSFRANGTAARPVAITRSAGAAAERRWGSLRYNGSEDSSLRLRHTVLQGGTTGVTVASREGTVELVDSTARDFTTAGLAVAGATATPQITVRESTFRDIGGHAIRASPGAGTTDRVSLTAGPDSIDAAAAHTLALQPGVGVSFDSISLTYSSDGSVASVGNGSIERIGLDRNRNGSIERSFGESVASVSSTDSRLEIALSDTVELPSDGQLIVEYDDAVNPTTRGIYPVGVQLRDGSIPQIAAGVEANFVVGGVTSPTELARGPEPTVVAVGEPPTVVYRRDADQPSTSVRRLVVLGSTFRGIDGAGVFVAADRVTRLYASRNRIAGVAGSGVAVRAETSESYFRSNEITAAGDGIRVSTDGTASVTANENRIRNARTGIRLRQLGAGSLADGDVTLRRNRLSDNRIHGVGIDTESLEVAVAATNNTVAGNGRDGIYVSGWRVQRAAIRDNEIVGNDDAGVAIRTDAAARGLAIHDNTIADSGGHGLEIRSDLIVHGGTLTDNRLANNAGAGLVVASPITHRANLSVADNVVAANTYGVVLRGVLGSTVRDNAIVFNTNRFAEPVSLPDVEPGTGSYVAEGAAGVILDQRATEIPLSELVSDPAIDEQLRAVTVDDGVVALLRTDGSASTRSVDASAITIRAASGEVPTGIGVPKTGSPNSSYRFTGNGLYGHERGLTVDVAPLVTTNTTALVLTDPIRTVHAEANYWGNPTGPYHASILPAGEGNAVVTAQGWVDFVPFRETPSGPEYRRPTAAIDAPTTAPPGADVRLSGDASRSAQGPIVRYHYRTDGTDRSVRERPTYTFEMPNRSAEAGLVVEDSLGIESDGTAVAIEPGTATPSPTSTATPATDTPTATTAATSASTPPPTDSEPTLLGSLGSIWGLIGGLCYLLALAFGVYGIALTITNRSPPVDGLRIQGLAGVGILTWVVAGTFGPGPLLTVGIAAAAGWVALTGAAYVVVTRGLLDDLVG, encoded by the coding sequence TTGACACGGGAGACTGACGGGGGGCTACGGACCGCTGTCGTCGCGTTCGTGGGCGCGCTGGTCGTGCTGTCGGCGACTGCGCCCGTAGCCGCGGCCACGACGGCGGAGCCGAGCGTCACCTTCGTCGAATCCGGGATCGAAACGGACACCACCTGGACGCCGGCGGAGGGCCCCTACCGGATCATCCAGGACATCGAGATCGCGCCGGGCGCGGCGCTCACGGTCGCGCCGGGCACGCGGGTCGAACTCGCCGAGGACATCACCGTCACCGTGAGCGGCTCGTTCCGGGCGAACGGCACGGCCGCTCGCCCCGTTGCGATCACGCGGTCCGCCGGCGCGGCGGCGGAGCGGCGGTGGGGGAGCCTCCGGTACAACGGGAGCGAAGACAGCTCCCTCCGCCTCCGACACACGGTGCTTCAGGGCGGCACCACGGGCGTCACCGTCGCGAGCCGCGAGGGGACGGTCGAACTCGTCGACTCGACGGCCCGGGACTTCACCACGGCTGGCCTCGCCGTTGCGGGGGCGACCGCGACGCCGCAGATCACGGTCAGGGAATCGACGTTCCGCGACATTGGGGGCCACGCGATCCGGGCGAGTCCGGGCGCGGGCACGACCGATCGGGTCTCGCTGACGGCCGGTCCGGATAGCATCGACGCGGCGGCGGCCCACACTCTCGCGCTGCAGCCCGGCGTCGGCGTGTCGTTCGACTCGATCAGCCTGACGTACAGTTCCGACGGCTCCGTCGCGTCGGTCGGCAACGGGAGCATCGAACGCATCGGGCTCGACCGGAACCGGAACGGCAGCATCGAACGGTCGTTCGGCGAGTCGGTGGCGTCCGTGTCGTCGACGGACTCCCGCCTTGAGATCGCCCTCTCGGACACCGTCGAGCTCCCGAGCGACGGGCAGCTGATCGTCGAATACGACGACGCGGTGAACCCGACGACGCGCGGGATCTACCCCGTCGGCGTCCAGCTCCGCGACGGATCGATCCCGCAGATCGCCGCCGGCGTCGAGGCGAACTTCGTCGTCGGCGGCGTGACGTCGCCGACCGAATTGGCCCGCGGTCCCGAACCCACTGTGGTCGCCGTCGGCGAACCGCCCACCGTCGTGTACCGTCGCGACGCCGACCAGCCCTCGACGAGCGTCCGCCGACTCGTGGTCCTGGGGTCGACGTTCCGCGGGATCGACGGCGCCGGCGTGTTCGTCGCCGCCGATCGCGTCACCCGGCTCTATGCGTCGCGAAACCGGATCGCGGGCGTCGCCGGAAGCGGCGTCGCGGTTCGCGCCGAAACGAGCGAGAGCTACTTCCGGAGCAACGAGATCACGGCCGCGGGTGACGGGATCCGGGTCTCCACCGACGGCACCGCGTCGGTGACGGCAAACGAGAACCGGATCCGAAACGCCCGGACCGGAATCCGGCTCCGGCAACTGGGGGCGGGCAGCCTCGCCGACGGCGACGTCACCCTGCGACGCAACCGACTCTCGGACAACCGGATCCACGGCGTCGGGATCGACACCGAGAGCCTCGAGGTCGCGGTCGCGGCCACCAACAACACCGTCGCCGGGAACGGCCGCGACGGGATCTATGTGTCGGGCTGGCGAGTCCAGCGGGCGGCGATCCGCGACAACGAGATCGTCGGCAACGACGACGCCGGGGTGGCGATCCGGACCGACGCCGCGGCACGTGGCCTCGCCATCCACGACAACACGATCGCCGACAGCGGCGGACACGGGCTCGAAATCCGCTCGGACCTGATCGTCCACGGCGGTACCCTGACCGACAACCGGCTCGCGAACAACGCCGGCGCGGGACTCGTCGTCGCCAGTCCAATCACCCACCGCGCGAACCTCTCGGTCGCCGACAACGTCGTCGCCGCGAACACCTACGGGGTCGTCCTCCGCGGGGTGTTGGGTTCGACGGTCCGCGACAACGCCATCGTCTTCAACACCAACCGCTTTGCGGAGCCGGTTTCGCTCCCGGACGTCGAGCCGGGGACGGGCAGCTACGTCGCCGAGGGCGCCGCCGGCGTGATCCTCGATCAGCGGGCCACCGAGATCCCGCTTTCGGAGCTCGTCTCCGACCCCGCAATCGACGAGCAGCTCAGGGCGGTGACCGTCGACGACGGGGTCGTTGCTCTCCTCCGGACCGACGGGTCGGCCTCCACGCGGAGCGTCGACGCGAGCGCGATCACGATCCGGGCGGCGAGCGGCGAGGTTCCCACCGGGATCGGGGTCCCGAAGACGGGGTCGCCGAACAGCAGCTACCGGTTCACGGGGAACGGCCTCTACGGCCACGAGCGGGGGCTGACGGTCGACGTGGCACCGCTGGTCACGACCAACACCACGGCGCTGGTCCTCACCGATCCGATCCGCACCGTGCACGCCGAGGCCAACTACTGGGGCAACCCGACCGGCCCGTACCACGCCTCGATCCTCCCGGCGGGCGAGGGTAACGCGGTCGTGACGGCGCAGGGCTGGGTCGACTTCGTCCCCTTCCGCGAGACGCCGTCCGGCCCCGAATACAGGCGCCCGACCGCCGCGATCGACGCCCCGACGACCGCGCCGCCGGGCGCGGACGTCCGACTCTCCGGGGACGCGTCGAGGAGCGCACAGGGACCGATCGTCCGGTATCACTACCGGACCGACGGGACCGACCGGTCGGTTCGGGAGCGCCCGACGTACACCTTCGAGATGCCGAACCGAAGCGCCGAGGCGGGACTCGTCGTCGAAGACTCCCTCGGGATCGAGAGCGACGGCACCGCCGTCGCGATCGAGCCGGGAACGGCGACGCCGTCCCCGACGTCGACAGCGACGCCGGCGACCGACACGCCGACTGCGACGACGGCCGCCACGTCGGCGTCGACGCCGCCGCCGACGGACTCCGAGCCGACGCTGCTCGGGAGCCTGGGGTCGATCTGGGGGCTCATCGGCGGCCTCTGTTACCTCCTGGCGCTGGCGTTCGGCGTGTACGGCATCGCACTCACGATCACGAACCGCTCGCCGCCCGTCGACGGGTTGCGGATCCAGGGGCTCGCGGGGGTCGGGATCCTGACGTGGGTCGTCGCCGGGACGTTCGGCCCCGGGCCGCTTCTCACCGTCGGCATCGCGGCCGCCGCCGGGTGGGTCGCGCTGACTGGCGCCGCGTACGTAGTCGTGACGCGGGGGCTGCTCGACGACCTCGTCGGGTGA
- a CDS encoding TVP38/TMEM64 family protein has protein sequence MRVFSSRRDRWRGIALIVAVSVAFLGLYVAARRYAPFVFDAAELRLWIAQFGIFAPLVFVFLQALQVVVAPIPGQVVALVAGYLFGPVAGTVYSLTGVLIGSAVAFSLSKRYGRSFVEDILHEDVVARFDDFVDTVGVPGLFAFVIIPGLPDDAICFLSGLTKWRLRTFIAVLAVGRFPAYVITVYAGGELASGRFIEGLALIGVVVALSAIGYYKQETVRDLVQRLEPRLPF, from the coding sequence ATGCGCGTGTTCTCGTCGCGACGCGACAGGTGGCGCGGGATCGCCCTGATCGTCGCCGTGTCCGTGGCCTTCCTCGGCCTCTACGTCGCGGCCCGACGCTACGCGCCTTTCGTGTTCGACGCCGCGGAACTCCGGCTGTGGATCGCGCAGTTCGGGATCTTCGCGCCGTTGGTGTTCGTCTTCCTCCAGGCGCTGCAGGTCGTGGTCGCGCCGATCCCCGGCCAGGTGGTCGCCCTGGTGGCCGGCTACCTGTTCGGGCCAGTCGCCGGTACCGTCTACAGCCTCACCGGCGTCCTGATCGGAAGTGCGGTGGCGTTCAGCCTCTCGAAGCGGTACGGCCGGTCGTTCGTCGAGGACATCCTCCACGAGGACGTGGTCGCGCGGTTCGACGACTTCGTCGACACCGTCGGCGTCCCGGGGCTGTTCGCGTTCGTCATCATCCCCGGCCTTCCGGACGACGCGATCTGCTTTCTCAGCGGCCTCACCAAGTGGCGGCTCCGGACGTTCATCGCGGTCCTCGCGGTCGGCCGGTTCCCCGCGTACGTCATCACCGTCTACGCCGGCGGCGAACTCGCCTCCGGCCGGTTCATCGAGGGGCTGGCGCTGATCGGCGTCGTGGTCGCGCTCTCGGCGATCGGCTACTACAAACAGGAGACGGTCCGGGACCTGGTGCAGCGGCTGGAGCCCCGGCTACCGTTTTGA
- a CDS encoding formate/nitrite transporter family protein, translated as MADSSGNRGSPDGGSESGEHNGVPTAGDVIADMFSSDEVFQRIVADADHEITSGGRELFFSALAGGFAITVTLLVYASMYPKTDGGVAAALLYPIGFIYIIIGGYQLYTENTLPPVALTLERLASIPALFRHWSIVLAGNFAGGAIGAVVLAFGGVLEPEAAAAAAEFARHGVYDVTRLQLFFKGAFAGLVVAGVVWVNFAARDTVTRFLTVYLAFLVIPLGDLFHVVVSFTEAVFLVLVGDLGVLVAFTDFVIPVLLGNTIGGVVLVTVVNYYQTTEQRLETARFEDVRQLSVREWLLGGLAGRSYVPLVDTVEEIVRDPDSYRILVPIANPRTETGIVDLACAIASNRDRGTVHVVHVVQAPEQRRRAAGHDQRDRITAESERLLEDVEGIGDRYDVDLETSTIVTHRSFEDVFDRANRTRPDLVVMEWERNELWASARAERPLDELTNQLPCDFLVVKDRDLDYSRILLPTAGGPDSDLSAEIARALGTTVGSEVSLLHVVDSPQQREAGEAFLREWAAEHDLAGAAATIDDSGDVEAAIERAAADNTMVMLGATERGLLARLVTDSLHLRVVDEVGASVLLAERPSDRSFVDRLFGRGRRRK; from the coding sequence ATGGCCGATTCCAGCGGGAACAGGGGGTCGCCCGACGGCGGCAGCGAGAGCGGGGAACACAACGGCGTCCCGACCGCCGGCGACGTCATCGCGGACATGTTCTCCTCCGACGAGGTGTTCCAGCGGATCGTCGCCGACGCCGACCACGAGATCACCTCCGGCGGCCGGGAACTGTTCTTCAGCGCGCTTGCCGGCGGGTTCGCGATCACTGTCACCCTGCTGGTGTACGCGTCGATGTACCCGAAGACCGACGGCGGCGTCGCCGCGGCGCTTCTGTACCCCATCGGCTTCATCTACATCATCATCGGCGGGTACCAGCTCTACACCGAGAACACGCTCCCGCCGGTGGCGCTGACGCTCGAACGGCTGGCGTCGATCCCGGCGCTGTTCCGCCACTGGTCGATCGTCCTGGCCGGTAACTTCGCCGGCGGCGCAATCGGCGCTGTCGTGCTCGCGTTCGGCGGGGTGCTCGAACCCGAGGCCGCGGCCGCGGCGGCGGAGTTCGCCCGCCACGGTGTCTACGATGTGACCCGGCTCCAGCTGTTCTTCAAGGGCGCGTTCGCGGGGCTGGTCGTTGCCGGCGTGGTGTGGGTGAACTTTGCGGCCCGCGATACGGTCACCCGGTTTCTCACGGTCTATCTCGCCTTCCTCGTCATTCCCCTGGGGGACCTGTTCCACGTCGTCGTCTCCTTCACCGAGGCGGTGTTTCTGGTCCTCGTCGGCGACCTCGGGGTCCTCGTCGCGTTCACCGACTTCGTGATCCCCGTCCTGCTCGGGAACACCATCGGCGGGGTGGTGCTGGTCACGGTGGTGAACTACTACCAGACCACCGAACAGCGCCTCGAAACCGCGCGGTTCGAGGACGTCCGCCAGCTGTCGGTCCGCGAGTGGCTGCTCGGCGGGCTCGCGGGACGCTCGTACGTCCCCCTCGTCGACACCGTCGAGGAGATCGTGCGGGATCCCGACTCCTACCGCATTCTGGTCCCGATCGCCAACCCTCGGACCGAGACCGGGATCGTCGACCTGGCGTGTGCGATCGCCAGCAACCGCGACCGCGGCACCGTCCACGTCGTCCACGTCGTCCAGGCGCCCGAACAGCGACGGCGCGCGGCGGGCCACGACCAGCGTGACCGTATCACTGCGGAGTCCGAACGCCTGCTCGAGGACGTCGAGGGGATCGGCGACCGGTACGACGTCGACCTCGAAACCTCCACGATCGTCACCCACCGGTCGTTCGAGGACGTCTTCGACCGGGCGAACCGGACCCGCCCCGACCTGGTCGTGATGGAGTGGGAACGCAACGAACTGTGGGCGTCGGCCCGCGCGGAACGGCCGCTGGACGAACTCACGAACCAACTGCCGTGTGACTTCCTCGTGGTGAAGGACCGCGACCTGGACTACTCGCGGATCCTCCTGCCGACCGCTGGCGGCCCGGACTCGGATCTGAGCGCCGAGATCGCCCGCGCGCTCGGCACGACCGTCGGGTCGGAGGTCTCGCTGTTACACGTCGTCGACAGCCCCCAGCAGCGCGAGGCGGGCGAGGCGTTCCTCCGGGAGTGGGCGGCCGAACACGACCTCGCCGGGGCGGCCGCGACAATCGACGACTCCGGGGACGTCGAGGCCGCGATCGAGCGCGCCGCCGCCGACAACACGATGGTGATGCTCGGGGCCACCGAGCGCGGGCTGTTGGCCCGGCTCGTCACCGACTCGTTGCATCTGAGGGTCGTCGACGAGGTCGGGGCGTCGGTCCTCCTGGCGGAGCGCCCGAGCGACCGGTCGTTCGTCGATCGGCTGTTCGGCCGGGGGCGACGCCGGAAGTGA
- a CDS encoding GNAT family N-acetyltransferase, giving the protein MVTVRPLRESDRETVAGIVAAHFAEGWSYDLPADDPASGTFVRVAERDGAVVGVMALSVSGDRAAVRDAMHLFDTVEPLPEASRYGLVHAGYVAPAHTGEGIGSRLLEALHAIGVEEGVTAFVADAWVHGGPDSPKRLLAAHGYDVVSTRSIAGHTDGPCPKCGTPCVCEAALAVRRADG; this is encoded by the coding sequence ATGGTGACGGTGCGCCCGCTGCGGGAGTCCGACCGGGAGACTGTTGCCGGGATCGTCGCGGCCCACTTCGCCGAGGGGTGGTCGTACGACCTCCCGGCGGACGATCCGGCGAGCGGCACGTTCGTGCGCGTCGCCGAGCGGGACGGGGCGGTGGTCGGCGTGATGGCGCTGAGCGTCTCCGGGGACCGGGCGGCCGTTCGCGACGCGATGCACCTGTTCGACACCGTCGAGCCGCTCCCGGAGGCGTCGCGGTACGGGCTCGTCCACGCCGGCTACGTGGCGCCGGCCCACACCGGCGAGGGGATCGGGAGCCGCCTGCTGGAAGCCCTCCACGCGATCGGCGTCGAGGAGGGGGTAACGGCCTTCGTCGCCGACGCGTGGGTCCACGGCGGCCCCGACTCGCCGAAGCGGCTCCTCGCCGCCCACGGGTACGACGTCGTTTCCACCCGCTCCATCGCCGGCCACACCGACGGCCCGTGTCCGAAGTGCGGGACGCCGTGCGTCTGCGAGGCGGCGCTCGCGGTCCGTCGCGCCGACGGGTAA
- a CDS encoding glutathione S-transferase N-terminal domain-containing protein, which translates to MLELYRLPGCPYCAKVERKLAELGLEYESHVVLPFRFLRFRVKSVSGQSKVPVLVDPEHGIEGMPESDDIVEYLEETYG; encoded by the coding sequence ATGCTGGAACTCTATCGGCTCCCGGGGTGTCCGTACTGTGCGAAGGTGGAGCGGAAGCTGGCGGAGTTGGGCCTCGAATACGAGTCCCACGTCGTGCTCCCGTTCCGGTTCCTCCGGTTCAGGGTGAAGTCCGTGAGCGGCCAATCGAAGGTCCCGGTGTTGGTCGATCCGGAGCACGGGATCGAGGGGATGCCCGAGAGCGACGACATCGTCGAGTATCTGGAGGAGACGTACGGCTGA
- a CDS encoding DUF429 domain-containing protein encodes MAKYVGLEWASTGWFGVVLDDDGGWDTGVYPSVWSAWKYHSDADRILIDAPIGLPADERRTCDVAARRALGRRGSSVFYTPVREAVYRETLEEAKAVNEAAADFSIQNQAWSVVPRTREVDEFLDMFPSARDRLVETHPAVCFYALNGRRPLDASKRTRDGVHRRIELIAEEYPDAGARCRAAIERYTTPSYAPSVGSAADVVDAVAAAVTARRGPDGWTTLPETPPADDRGLPMRIVHPADTAQTRLTNLSPPE; translated from the coding sequence ATGGCGAAGTACGTCGGGCTCGAGTGGGCCTCGACCGGGTGGTTCGGGGTGGTCCTCGACGACGACGGGGGGTGGGACACCGGCGTCTACCCGTCGGTCTGGAGCGCCTGGAAGTACCACAGCGACGCCGATCGGATCCTGATCGACGCCCCGATCGGCCTCCCGGCCGACGAGCGGCGGACCTGCGACGTGGCGGCGAGGCGGGCGCTCGGCCGCCGCGGCAGTAGCGTATTCTACACCCCGGTGCGCGAGGCGGTCTACCGGGAGACCCTCGAGGAGGCCAAGGCGGTCAACGAGGCCGCCGCCGACTTCAGCATCCAGAATCAGGCCTGGAGCGTCGTCCCCCGGACCCGCGAGGTCGACGAGTTCCTGGATATGTTCCCCAGCGCCCGCGACCGGCTGGTCGAGACTCACCCGGCGGTCTGCTTCTACGCGTTGAACGGCCGCCGGCCGCTCGACGCCTCGAAGCGAACCCGCGACGGCGTCCACCGGCGGATCGAACTCATCGCCGAGGAGTATCCCGACGCCGGGGCGCGCTGCCGGGCGGCCATCGAGCGGTACACGACGCCGAGTTACGCCCCGAGCGTCGGTAGCGCCGCCGACGTCGTCGACGCTGTCGCGGCGGCCGTGACGGCGCGTCGCGGGCCGGACGGGTGGACGACGCTGCCGGAGACGCCGCCCGCAGACGACCGCGGGCTCCCGATGCGGATCGTCCACCCCGCCGACACCGCCCAGACCCGGCTGACGAACCTGTCGCCGCCGGAGTGA
- a CDS encoding DUF302 domain-containing protein codes for MSHARTPTSEEALHLTLDMDFEDAVPHVQLEHELADFETVKVTRLDEMIEGMLGEAVERTALLVVCHPEIARDALAIDRTLAGMLPCTTVVYEKQDDDRVHVHHVSATKAIRDLGCCPEGTEATVDDLVELTAERMATVWENIERHADERG; via the coding sequence ATGAGCCACGCCCGCACGCCGACAAGCGAGGAGGCGTTGCACCTGACGCTGGATATGGACTTCGAGGACGCCGTCCCGCACGTCCAACTCGAACACGAACTGGCCGACTTCGAGACCGTGAAGGTGACCCGCCTCGACGAGATGATCGAAGGGATGCTCGGCGAGGCGGTCGAGCGGACGGCGCTGCTCGTCGTCTGCCACCCGGAGATCGCCCGCGACGCGCTCGCAATCGACCGCACCCTCGCCGGGATGCTCCCGTGTACGACCGTCGTCTACGAGAAGCAGGATGACGACCGGGTGCACGTCCATCACGTCTCGGCGACGAAGGCGATCCGGGATCTCGGGTGTTGCCCCGAGGGGACCGAAGCCACCGTCGACGACCTCGTCGAACTGACCGCCGAGCGGATGGCGACCGTCTGGGAGAACATCGAACGCCACGCCGACGAACGCGGGTAG
- a CDS encoding sulfatase family protein yields MNVLCLDIDSLRADHVGAYGYDRETTPNVDALIDDGVAFERGYVANSPCMPSRAALSSGRYGIANGVETHGRQSQQMNRPAARTDWAGSWTENEPDRPWWTLPELCFQHRIRTIGVSSFPRHPAPWFYHVWHEFHQPQEPDEEMTVEWGHVSFQTPRAAAVVDRSIDALDRTDDDFFLYAQFWDPHAPYNRSADEIDRFRGGDPPPYPTADQLAEHRTWDAVRSATHTDIESRADLAELIATYDAEIRYADRHVGRLLDYLRETGLYDETLIVLTGDHGEEFGEHGLYREHWSTHDGTQRVPMVIKPPADAPVEAGRRKQLVTNVDFAPTIADYLGVDPPERWQGRSLRPVVEDADAEGRDAIVVDHGLYTAQRAVRTDRWKLIHTLHPGMWGGVLPEYQLYDMHDDPWEQTDVSDGHPDVVDRLDERKRAWADRHREGGADTLARVAEHGPSGYLSFADDFAGV; encoded by the coding sequence ATGAACGTTCTCTGTCTCGACATCGACTCCCTCCGGGCGGACCACGTCGGCGCGTACGGCTACGATCGGGAAACGACCCCGAACGTCGACGCCCTGATCGACGACGGCGTCGCCTTCGAGCGCGGCTACGTCGCGAACTCCCCGTGTATGCCGTCTCGGGCGGCGCTCTCCTCCGGGCGGTACGGCATCGCCAACGGCGTCGAAACCCACGGCCGGCAGTCCCAGCAGATGAACCGGCCGGCCGCCCGGACCGACTGGGCGGGGTCGTGGACCGAAAACGAGCCCGACAGACCGTGGTGGACGCTCCCGGAGCTGTGCTTCCAGCACCGGATCCGGACGATCGGGGTCTCGTCGTTCCCGCGGCACCCGGCGCCGTGGTTCTATCACGTCTGGCACGAGTTCCACCAGCCCCAGGAGCCCGACGAGGAGATGACCGTCGAGTGGGGCCACGTCTCCTTTCAGACGCCGCGGGCCGCGGCGGTCGTCGACCGGTCGATCGACGCGCTCGACCGCACCGACGACGACTTCTTCCTGTACGCGCAGTTCTGGGACCCCCACGCCCCGTACAACCGCTCCGCGGACGAGATCGACCGGTTCCGCGGCGGCGACCCGCCGCCGTACCCGACCGCCGATCAGCTCGCGGAACACCGGACGTGGGACGCGGTGCGGTCGGCGACCCATACCGACATCGAGTCCCGTGCGGACCTCGCGGAGTTGATCGCGACCTACGACGCCGAGATCCGGTACGCCGACCGCCACGTCGGCCGGCTGCTCGACTACCTTCGGGAGACCGGCTTGTACGACGAGACCCTGATCGTGCTGACGGGCGATCACGGCGAGGAGTTCGGGGAACACGGCCTCTACCGCGAGCACTGGTCGACCCACGACGGCACCCAGCGCGTCCCGATGGTGATCAAACCGCCCGCGGACGCCCCCGTCGAGGCCGGGAGGCGCAAGCAGCTCGTCACCAACGTCGACTTCGCGCCGACGATCGCTGACTACCTCGGCGTCGACCCGCCAGAACGGTGGCAGGGCCGGTCGCTCCGACCAGTCGTCGAAGACGCCGACGCCGAGGGCCGGGACGCCATCGTCGTCGATCACGGGCTCTACACCGCCCAGCGGGCGGTTCGAACCGACCGCTGGAAGCTGATCCACACGCTCCACCCCGGGATGTGGGGCGGGGTCCTCCCGGAGTACCAGCTGTACGATATGCACGACGACCCCTGGGAGCAGACCGACGTGAGCGACGGCCACCCCGACGTCGTCGATCGGCTGGACGAGCGGAAGCGGGCGTGGGCCGACCGTCACCGTGAGGGCGGTGCCGACACCTTGGCGCGCGTCGCGGAGCACGGCCCCTCGGGATACCTGTCGTTCGCCGACGACTTCGCGGGGGTCTGA
- the uvsE gene encoding UV DNA damage repair endonuclease UvsE — protein MLGYAAMNRTLRERDPPRRCNRDIRKATWEREGIERVAELAERNFEDLYAILQWNREHGIGFYRCSSTLVPWNSQFELSELPNYDRIASLAADCGDLIREAGMRLTFHPSHWCKLASESTDTVERSVESVEHHGRWLDLLGLPRSPRHAINVHIGAHYGDKAATAKRFRAVVDGLAPRARDRLVVENDDKNSLWGVTELVAAVADPAGIPVTFDYHHHGFTARGHSYREGFAAARDT, from the coding sequence ATGCTGGGCTACGCCGCGATGAACCGGACGCTCCGCGAGCGCGACCCGCCGCGGCGCTGCAACCGCGACATCCGCAAGGCGACGTGGGAGCGGGAGGGCATCGAGCGGGTCGCCGAACTGGCCGAACGCAACTTCGAGGATCTCTATGCGATCCTCCAGTGGAACCGCGAGCACGGGATCGGGTTCTACCGGTGTAGCTCGACGCTCGTGCCGTGGAACTCCCAGTTCGAGCTGTCCGAACTCCCGAACTACGACCGGATCGCCTCGCTGGCCGCCGACTGTGGCGACCTGATCCGCGAGGCGGGGATGCGGCTAACCTTCCACCCCAGCCACTGGTGTAAACTGGCCAGCGAGTCGACCGACACCGTCGAGCGGTCGGTCGAGTCGGTCGAACATCACGGCCGGTGGCTCGACCTGCTGGGGCTGCCACGCTCCCCGCGGCACGCGATCAACGTCCACATCGGAGCGCACTACGGCGACAAGGCCGCCACCGCCAAGCGGTTCCGCGCGGTCGTCGACGGCCTCGCGCCGCGGGCCCGCGACCGGTTGGTCGTCGAGAACGACGACAAGAACTCGCTTTGGGGCGTGACCGAACTCGTCGCCGCCGTCGCCGACCCGGCCGGGATCCCGGTGACCTTCGACTACCACCACCACGGTTTCACGGCCCGCGGGCACTCCTACCGGGAGGGGTTCGCGGCGGCCCGCGACACCTAG